One window of the Candidozyma auris chromosome 6, complete sequence genome contains the following:
- a CDS encoding bifunctional acetylglutamate kinase/N-acetyl-gamma-glutamyl-phosphate reductase: MLLLRHPAVSKRAAHMAKSWALSRLATSHYTSSTTKPISHLRHFSQGVPSSSTRSTVIQLLNNIGSKREVEQYLKYFTSVSSQQFAVIKVGGAIITQQLPELASCLAFLYHVGLYPIVLHGTGPQINELLEFEGVEPEYIDGIRVTNPKTMEIVRKCFLEQNLRLVTALEEMGVHARPITAGVFGADYLDKEKYQLVGKIDSVNKAPIEAAIDGGYLPILTSLAETPSGQLLNVNADVAASELARQFEPLKIVYLNEKGGLVNGQTGEKISAINLDEEYDDLMKQPWVKYGTKLKLKEIHDLLEHLPRSSSVAIIDVHDLQKELFTDSGAGTLIRRGYKLINRNSLSEFSNPDLLRQALLRDPSVKSGKISVASYLKHLENVPFRSYGDGPLEVLAIVTEQPSENGAVIPKLDKFLSSRTGWLNNVTDNIFNAMRKDYKSLYWVVNENDPNLGWYFSKSEGSFAKHGEVLFWYGLDTNQAAELIRQFDAHRTGSVIASETDSVFSTSVKTQKRSFHTSTRRKAPNSTTNPNPPRTQGTTEKREKVALIGARGYVGQNLISLIDKHPHLDLALVSSRELNGQKLAGYNKANIVYSNLQTEDILELEKNKEIDVWVMALPNGVCKPFVDALESVEGSTSKIIDLSADYRFDTTGEWVYGLPELIDRSLIANARKISNPGCYATAAQVAISPMVKYAAGTPTVFGVSGYSGAGTKPSKKNDVAYLTDNLVPYSLTDHIHEKEVSKQLGLDIAFIPHVASWFQGISATVSIPIQPKSLTSRDIRQIYQERFQGEKLIEVTGEAPVVKDISGRHGVVVGGFAVNSAENRVVVVATIDNLLKGAATQCLQNINLAMGYGEYDGIPTE; this comes from the coding sequence ATGTTGCTTCTTCGGCACCCAGCTGTCTCGAAACGAGCAGCGCACATGGCCAAATCTTGGGCCTTGCTGAGATTGGCCACGTCTCACTACACttcctccaccaccaaacCAATTAGCCACCTTAGACATTTTAGTCAGGGCGTGCCTTCCTCGTCGACCCGGTCGACGGTGATCCAGTTGTTGAACAATATCGGTTCGAAAAGAGAGGTGGAGCAGTATTTGAAGTACTTTACGTCGGTTTCGTCGCAGCAGTTTGCTGTGATCAAAGTGGGAGGTGCCATCATCACTCAGCAGCTTCCCGAGCTAGCACTGTGTTTGGCGTTCTTGTATCATGTTGGTTTATATCCGATTGTTTTGCACGGGACAGGCCCTCAGATCAACGAGCTCTTGGAGTTTGAGGGCGTGGAGCCAGAGTACATTGATGGAATCCGGGTCACTAATCCCAAGACCATGGAGATCGTGAGAAAGTGTTTCTTGGAGCAGAACTTGAGACTTGTCACTGCGTTGGAAGAGATGGGAGTCCACGCTCGTCCCATTACTGCTGGTGTCTTTGGCGCTGACTACTTGGATAAGGAGAAGTACCAGTTGGTGGGTAAGATTGATTCTGTCAATAAGGCCCCCATTGAGGCGGCCATTGACGGCGGTTACTTGCCCATTTTAACTTCTTTGGCGGAAACTCCTTCGGGCCAATTATTGAACGTAAACGCCGACGTGGCTGCGTCGGAATTGGCCAGACAGTTTGAGCCTTTGAAGATCGTTTACTTGAACGAAAAAGGTGGACTTGTCAACGGCCAAACAGGCGAGAAAATCAGTGCCATCAACTTGGATGAGGAATATGACGATTTGATGAAACAACCATGGGTTAAGTATGGtaccaagttgaagctcaaggagatTCACGACTTGTTGGAACATTTGCCTAGATCATCATCGGTTGCCATCATTGACGTCCACGATTTGCAAAAGGAGTTGTTTACCGACTCTGGTGCAGGTACCTTGATCAGAAGAGGTtacaagttgatcaacagaAACTCGTTGAGCGAGTTCTCCAACCCTGATTTATTGCGTCAAGCCCTTTTGAGAGACCCTCTGGTTAAATCCGGCAAGATCTCTGTTGCCTCATACTTGAAACACCTCGAGAACGTTCCTTTCAGATCTTATGGTGATGGTCCTTTGGAAGTGTTGGCCATCGTAACTGAACAGCCTTCTGAAAACGGCGCTGTTATTCCCAAACTTGACAAGTTCTTGTCGTCTAGAACTGGATGGCTTAACAACGTGACTGACAATATTTTCAACGCCATGAGAAAAGATTACAAGTCATTGTACTGGGTGGTAAATGAAAACGACCCCAACTTGGGCTGGTATTTTTCGAAGTCGGAAGGTTCGTTTGCTAAGCATGGCGAAGTTTTATTCTGGTACGGTCTCGACACCAATCAGGCAGCGGAGCTCATCAGACAATTTGATGCCCACAGAACAGGTTCTGTCATTGCTTCTGAAACGGACTCCGTTTTCTCTACGTCAGTCAAGACGCAGAAGAGGTCTTTCCACACGAGcaccagaagaaaagcGCCAAACTCTACAACTAACCCAAACCCCCCAAGAACCCAGGGCACCACtgaaaagagagaaaaagtgGCCCTCATTGGTGCTAGGGGTTACGTTGGCCAGAACTTGATTTCCCTCATCGATAAGCATCCGCACTTGGACTTGGCTCTAGTTTCTTCGCGTGAATTGAACGGTCAGAAATTAGCCGGCTACAACAAGGCCAACATCGTGTACTCAAACTTGCAAACCGAGGACattttggagttggagaagaataaGGAAATTGATGTTTGGGTCATGGCACTTCCGAACGGCGTGTGTAAGCCTTTCGTTGATGCCTTGGAGTCTGTTGAGGGGTCAACTTCCAAAATCATTGATTTGTCTGCTGATTATCGTTTTGACACCACCGGTGAGTGGGTTTATGGGTTGCCCGAATTGATTGACAGATCTCTTATCGCAAATGCCAGAAAGATCTCCAACCCAGGTTGTTATGCAACAGCCGCTCAGGTTGCTATTTCTCCAATGGTCAAGTACGCCGCTGGCACTCCAACGGTGTTCGGTGTTTCCGGATATTCTGGTGCTGGTACCAAGCCTCTGAAAAAGAACGATGTCGCTTACCTTACGGATAATTTGGTGCCATATTCTTTGACTGACCATAttcatgaaaaagaagtcaGCAAACAGCTTGGCCTCGACATTGCTTTTATTCCTCATGTGGCCCTGTGGTTCCAAGGTATCTCTGCTACAGTGTCAATTCCCATCCAGCCCAAGTCCTTGACATCCAGAGACATCAGACAGATCTACCAGGAGCGTTTCCAAGGAGAAAAGCTCATCGAAGTGACCGGTGAGGCCCCTGTTGTGAAGGATATCAGCGGACGCCAcggtgttgttgttggtggttttgCAGTCAACTCTGCTGAGAACAGAGTGGTGGTTGTTGCTACCATCGacaacttgctcaaggGAGCAGCTACGCAGTGTTTGCAAAACATCAACTTGGCCATGGGTTACGGTGAATACGATGGTATTCCTACAGAATAA
- a CDS encoding translation machinery-associated protein 16: MPLAKSLTKVSKKIAGSSATLHAKGRKFKQLSRATEREAKIRAKKQRHMEQKNHELLFYLHIQESIQNRQEETFTMEDMREIVTLWVCRDDEELKEIDRNRRPGRPLTSKQQLLKEKRAHDEHVFETGIRTPDLRDKDTVINVRNWNGNVGASTAWKFTTVHKNPSAVPQTETDMS, encoded by the coding sequence ATGCCGCTTGCAAAGTCTCTAACGAAGGTATCCAAAAAGATTGCTGGCTCCAGTGCCACTCTTCACGCTAAGGGCAGAAAGTTCAAGCAGCTCAGTAGGGCCACAGAGAGAGAGGCCAAGATCCGggcaaagaaacagagacacatggagcagaagaatcACGAGTTACTTTTCTACTTGCACATCCAGGAGAGCATACAGAATAGGCAAGAGGAGACGTTCACTATGGAAGATATGAGGGAAATTGTGACACTTTGGGTGTGTcgtgatgatgaagagctcaaggagatcgaCAGGAACAGGAGACCTGGAAGACCCCTCACGAGTAAACAGCagctcttgaaggagaagagagcaCACGATGAGCATGTGTTTGAGACGGGCATCAGAACCCCGGACTTGAGAGATAAAGACACGGTTATCAACGTGAGAAACTGGAACGGCAACGTTGGCGCCAGTACTGCTTGGAAGTTCACTACGGTCCACAAGAACCCACTGGCGGTTCCTCAAACTGAAACTGATATGTCTTAG
- a CDS encoding tRNA 2'-phosphotransferase, with protein MAPRHVQISKALSYLLRHGAVKENLPIDSRGFVELSAILKHPRIKTHRASAEEIKTIVAENDKKRFTLETREDGKTYICANQGHSLGLVTEENMEPLPYEEMPGNVYHGTFANKLDAIYTRGGLCKMSRNHIHFTSDAEWSHSGIRKSCNVLIYLDLDKCKETGLVFYKSANGVILTRGNDEGIVPVGCFREVKTLRGTLAEEKSAQEQ; from the coding sequence ATGGCTCCACGGCACGTTCAGATCTCCAAGGCTTTGCTGTACCTTCTTCGACACGGTGCAGTCAAGGAGAACCTCCCCATTGATAGCCGAGGTTTCGTAGAGCTTTCAGCCATTCTCAAGCATCCCAGGATCAAAACTCACCGAGCTTCTGCAGAAGAGATTAAAACCATTGTGGCCgaaaacgacaagaagCGATTCACTTTGGAGACTCGAGAAGATGGGAAGACGTATATTTGCGCCAATCAGGGACATTCTCTTGGCCTCGTGACTGAGGAAAACATGGAGCCATTGCCATACGAAGAGATGCCTGGAAACGTGTACCATGGCACATTTGCCAACAAGCTAGACGCCATCTACACACGCGGAGGTCTCTGTAAAATGCTGAGAAACCATATCCACTTCACATCAGACGCTGAGTGGAGCCATCTGGGGATCCGCAAGAGCTGCAATGTGTTGATCTACTTAGACTTGGACAAGTGCAAAGAGACAGGGCTAGTTTTTTACAAGTCTGCAAACGGGGTTATCCTCACAAGGGGAAACGACGAGGGGATAGTGCCTGTGGGGTGTTTTCGAGAGGTGAAGACACTTCGAGGCACGTTGGCCGAGGAGAAGTCGGCGCAAGAGCAGTAG
- a CDS encoding LYR motif-containing protein yields the protein MTKAALQAYRAALRATRVAFNGDEKILRASRMKIREGFDKKRTLANQEEVDKAITDLNEVAKFLVKNIVQAEKQEGDRYFLKFHKGTELGDNATIKQNNKKNMGSLAGAKVRRCSDNK from the coding sequence ATGACCAAGGCCGCCTTGCAGGCATACCGTGCCGCTCTCAGGGCCACCAGAGTGGCGTTCAACGGTGACGAGAAAATCTTGAGGGCGCTGAGAATGAAAATTAGAGAAGGCTTCGACAAGAAGCGCACACTTGCCAACCAAGAGGAAGTTGACAAGGCCATCACTGACTTGAACGAGGTGGCCAAGTTCcttgtcaagaacatcGTGCAAGCTGAAAAACAGGAAGGCGACCGctacttcttgaagtttcaCAAGGGCACCGAGTTGGGTGACAACGCCACGATCAAGcagaacaacaagaagaacatgGGCTCTCTCGCTGGCGCCAAAGTGAGAAGATGCAGCGATAACAAATAG
- a CDS encoding tethering complex subunit PEP5 yields MSLPSTWRQFQLFDFLPIRDPNYQSEFPLFSDPSLSSITATSSYIVFAYQNAYIRLLDKSSLESVMSFCAYNLDYKITFMKPLLNSNLLVTLAESQGSPAIIKVWDLHKITQLSGSTVNDDDAMKHKFVTQVQVLEGDNSYPISCFAFNDTLTCLALGYTNGKIILVRGDMLRDRGAKQRVIYESNDPITGVFFNRFEEIIYVTTISQVLTLLTTGRNQGKPHRVLSKSEGADLGCSDLEYRTSKLITGNSEALKYYNHVSRSSVINFNVPKRKILRLFKDYLLIVCPIEEASSEDNNQSTNKTLTRLLILDLKNMHISFSLTIPNSTISHVFSSNNDNNVFLLSTDGVLYKLHEKAINQQLETIIQRELFGIALNLAHQNNLDDQTNLRINRLYGDFLYKKGDYDGAIEKYMSCLPLFKKGDKIKVDATDDDNLDDFIVKVLMDFKQVSNVRNMTKFLAELHKLNLADSDHVTLLLCCYCKLDMVKEIDSFIKEMDVDGTTQSESRLDYDKLNYALFINLFKECGYYSQVTRLLLKLNRPYTIVDIHLNELNQYDECINYIRTLPIDEILRILIDFSQTLLQNKPMETTELLINVFTGQYKPDKRHDVFENSERVQPDAQNEEPKPKISSYEAFIRYLSGTSTGNGSVSEPGNDEPTYQPPRPSLVFHCFIGHEREFVVFLEACLETFDKYQGNVNDKKDLLVTLFEIYLSMSSKDSADAGSWKAKAKELLMNNGDLIDKSKALVISYMYNFTEGETVINELTENFEEASFQSCQMLDDVQGCLNIVRKYGERKPKLYKLMINYLGASNEGIKLVSNKEFLFLLERIKHHRLLSPLETIKALSGNPHATVGMVRDYLIDHFEQTQKQIKNNDKLIDSYEHESTMNSLALTELTTDAMVVKNSKCNGCELRLEFPVIYFKCKHAYHQRCLNENIYIPETTDNGNNDPKCPLCVNEISSSELARERQLRVKEETEIFKQQLDESNDKFKVICDYIGKGAME; encoded by the coding sequence ATGTCTCTACCGTCTACATGGCGCCAGTTTcagctctttgactttCTTCCTATCCGAGATCCAAACTACCAACTGGAGTTTCCGCTTTTTTCCGACCCGTCACTCTCTTCCATCACTGCCACACTGTCCTATATCGTGTTCGCCTACCAAAATGCTTACATCAGACTCTTAGACAAACTGCTGTTGGAGCTGGTCATGCTGTTCTGCGCTTACAATTTGGACTACAAAATCACATTTATGAAGCCCTTGCTCAATCTGAACTTGTTGGTCACGCTAGCTGAGTCCCAGGGCCTGCCTGCTATCATTAAAGTATGGGACCTTCATAAAATCACTCAATTGAGCGGAAGCACAGTCAATGACGACGATGCAATGAAACACAAGTTTGTTACTCAGGTTCAGGTTCTCGAAGGGGACAATTCTTACCCAATTTCGTGCTTTGCATTTAACGATACCTTGACATGTTTAGCTTTGGGCTACACAAACGGTAAGATCATCCTTGTTCGAGGAGATATGCTTCGAGACAGAGGAGCGAAACAGAGGGTGATTTATGAGAGTAATGACCCCATCACTggcgtcttcttcaacagattcGAGGAGATCATCTATGTTACAACCATCCTGCAAGTGCTCACCCTTTTAACAACTGGAAGGAATCAGGGGAAGCCCCATCGTGTTTTGTCTAAGAGCGAAGGAGCCGACCTTGGCTGTTCAGATTTGGAGTATCGCACACTGAAGTTGATAACAGGAAACTCAGAAGCCCTCAAGTACTACAATCATGTGAGTAGATCCAGTgtcatcaacttcaatgTACCtaaaagaaagattctTCGTCTTTTCAAGGACTATCTATTGATTGTATGTCCAATTGAGGAAGCTTCATCTGAGGACAACAATCAGTCTACAAACAAGACGTTGACTCGTCTATTAATtttggatttgaagaatatgcATATCTCCTTCAGCTTAACTATACCAAACCTGACGATATCTCATgttttctcatcaaataaTGATAATAATGTGTTTTTGCTTTCAACGGACGGTGTCTTGTACAAGCTTCACGAAAAAGCCATCAACCAACAATTGGAGACCATCATACAAAGAGAATTATTCGGTATAGCCCTCAATCTTGCGCATCAAAATAACTTAGATGACCAAACTAACTTGCGCATTAACAGATTATATGGTGACTTTCTTTACAAGAAAGGTGACTACGACGGTGCCATAGAAAAGTACATGCTGTGTCTTCCGTTGTTCAAAAAAGGGGACAAGATAAAAGTTGACGCCACCGACGATGATAACCTAGACGATTTTATCGTGAAGGTCTTGATGGATTTTAAGCAGGTTTCCAACGTTCGGAACATGACCAAGTTTTTGGCCGAGTTGCACAAGTTAAATCTCGCCGACAGCGATCATGTAACGCTATTATTGTGCTGTTATTGCAAACTTGATATGGTGAAGGAAATCGATAGCtttatcaaagaaatggaTGTTGATGGCACGACTCAAAGTGAGTCAAGACTTGACTATGACAAACTCAATTATGCACTTTTCATCAACCTCTTCAAGGAGTGTGGCTACTATAGTCAAGTCACTCGGCTCTTACTTAAACTCAACAGGCCATACACAATTGTTGATATTCACTTGAACGAGCTCAACCAATATGATGAGTGCATCAACTACATCCGAACTCTCCCGATTGACGAGATACTTCGTATCCTCATTGACTTTCTGcagactcttcttcagaataAGCCAATGGAGACTACAGAGCTTCTCATTAACGTTTTTACTGGACAGTACAAGCCAGACAAAAGACATGATGTCTTTGAAAACTCTGAAAGAGTACAACCTGATGCCCAGAATGAAGAgccaaaaccaaagatCTCCTCGTATGAAGCCTTCATTAGGTATCTTTCGGGCACAAGTACTGGCAATGGCAGTGTTAGTGAACCTGGCAATGATGAGCCAACATACCAACCGCCAAGACCCAGTCTTGTGTTTCACTGTTTCATTGGTCATGAGCGTGAGTTTGTTGTATTTCTTGAAGCATGTCTCGAAACGTTCGACAAATATCAAGGTAATGTGAATGACAAGAAGGATTTGCTTGTTACTTTGTTTGAAATTTACCTCTCTATGTCATCAAAAGACTCGGCGGACGCTGGGAGCTGGAAAGCGAAAgccaaggagttgttgatgaataATGGTGATCTCATTGATAAATCCAAGGCCTTGGTGATATCGTACATGTATAACTTCACAGAAGGTGAAACTGTCATCAACGAGCTCACTGAgaactttgaagaagcgaGCTTtcaatcttgtcaaatGCTAGATGATGTCCAGGGGTGTCTTAATATTGTGCGGAAGTACGGTGAACGTAAACCGAAGTTGTACAAGCTTATGATCAATTATTTAGGTGCGTCTAACGAAGGTATCAAGCTTGTCTCTAACAAGgagtttctctttcttcttgaaagaatcAAGCATCATCGTCTCCTTTCACCTTTGGAAACAATCAAAGCTCTCAGTGGAAATCCCCATGCGACTGTCGGGATGGTCAGAGATTATCTCATTGATCACTTTGAGCAAACGCAgaagcaaatcaagaacaatGACAAGTTGATTGACTCCTACGAACACGAGTCCACTATGAATAGCCTCGCTTTGACAGAGCTCACTACAGATGCAatggtggtgaaaaattccAAGTGCAACGGCTGTGAGTTGCGCCTCGAATTCCCAGTGATCTACTTCAAGTGCAAACATGCCTATCATCAACGGTGCTTGAACGAGAACATCTACATTCCAGAGACCACCGACAATGGAAACAACGATCCGAAGTGTCCACTCTGTGTCAACGAAATCAGCTCTCTGGAACTAGCTCGTGAAAGACAACTTCGggtcaaggaagaaactGAAATCTTTAAGCAACAACTCGATGAATCAAATGACAAATTTAAGGTGATTTGTGACTACATAGGAAAGGGCGCTATGGAATAG
- a CDS encoding reticulon family protein, which produces MSAPEESFDFNSAPAKSQPAKTTPSSSSSGSLSPCYVLTWQDPVLTGKIFGGIVAGLILLKVNVISHVFYLLYLGLLVSAAAEYVGKLVTGQGFVTKYTAHAPSYSKIINESVLPAVGKFATCFEAKVQRIVYAQDIELTLKAAGVSYILYFITSFLSLYTLAFVGVLVAFSWPPFYIRNKDQIDALVAHYTKLLKQKTSELTSQAHKSVAPHLNTLAKKTGPVGDFISSKFPTRTAGSTVNASKDTSYATGSKADPVAVEKPLDGAGSAAPTAHATGSSFPSVPSAAPTGVVAEDVEPASNTGAEKATAL; this is translated from the coding sequence ATGTCCGCTCCAGAAGAGTCCTTTGATTTCAACAGCGCCCCTGCCAAATCTCAGCCAGCCAAAACtactccttcttcttcttcctctggcTCCTTGTCTCCCTGCTACGTGCTCACTTGGCAGGACCCGGTGCTTACGGGCAAGATCTTCGGTGGCATTGTCGCTGGCCTTATCTTGCTCAAGGTCAATGTCATCAGCCACGTGTTCTACTTGTTGTACCTTGGTCTTTTGgtttctgctgctgctgaatACGTGGGCAAGTTGGTCACCGGCCAGGGCTTTGTCACCAAATACACCGCCCATGCTCCCTCCTACTccaagatcatcaatgagtCCGTGTTGCCTGCCGTGGGCAAGTTTGCCACCTGTTTCGAGGCCAAGGTGCAGAGAATTGTGTATGCTCAGGATATCGAGTTGACCTTGAAGGCCGCCGGAGTGTCGTACATATTGTACTTCAtcacctccttcttgagcttgtaCACTTTGGCCTTCGTTGGCGTTTTGGTCGCCTTCTCCTGGCCTCCTTTCTACATCAGAAACAAGGACCAGATAGACGCCTTGGTGGCCCACTACAccaagctcttgaagcagaagactAGTGAATTGACTTCCCAGGCCCACAAGTCGGTGGCTCCTCACTTGAAcacgttggccaagaagacCGGGCCCGTGGGTGACTTCATCTCTTCCAAGTTCCCTACCAGAACAGCAGGCTCGACTGTGAACGCTTCTAAGGACACCTCGTATGCCACCGGCTCCAAGGCCGACCCTGTGGCCGTCGAGAAGCCTCTTGACGGTGCTGGCTCTGCCGCTCCTACTGCCCACGCTACCGGCTCTTCTTTCCCCTCGGTGCCATCTGCCGCTCCAACCGGTGTTGTCGCTGAGGACGTCGAGCCTGCTTCCAACACTGGCGCCGAAAAGGCTACCGCCTTGTAA